The following nucleotide sequence is from Chlamydiota bacterium.
GAAGCTCGTCTACAAGGAGTGCCGGACGCCCGGCGAGGCGTGGGACGCCATCAAGCGGCTCGAGGTGCGCGGCGCCCCCGCCATCGGGATCGCGGGGGCGATGGGCGCGCTGCTCGGGATCCGGAATTCCCGCGCGCGGACCTTCGACCGGTTCTTCGCGGAGCTCCGGAAGGTCGCCGACTACCTCGGCTCCTCGCGTCCCACGGCGGTGAACCTGTTCTGGGCCCTGCGGAGGATGACGGAGACCGCCGCCCGGCACCGCACCGACGACATCCCCGCCCTCAAGAGGATCCTCGAACGGGAGGCGCTCGCCATCCTCGATGAGGACAACGACATCTGCCGCCGCATCGGGGCGCACGGCGCGGCCCTTCTCGCGCACGGGACTCGAATCCTGACGCACTGCAACGCCGGGGGCCTCGCCACGGCGGAGTACGGGACCGCCCTCGCCGTGCTCTTCGCCGCCCACGAAGCCGGGAAGCGGATCAGCGTCTTCGCCGACGAGACGCGGCCGCTCCTCCAGGGGGCGCGGCTGACCGCGTGGGAGCTGATGCGCGCGGGCATCGACGTGACGCTCATCTGCGACAGCATGGCCGCCCGGCTGATGTTCGAGCGGCGGGTGGATATCGTCATCACCGGCGCCGACCGGATCGCCGCCAACGGGGACACCGCGAACAAGATCGGCACCTACGGCCTCGCGCGGCTCGCCGAGGCCCACGGCATCCCGTTCTACATCGCCGCGCCGCTCTCCACCGTGGACCTCGATCTCCGCACCGGGAAGGGGATCCCGATCGAGCAGCGCGACCCTGACGAGGTGCGGACGATCGGCGGGACGCGCATCGCCCCGGCGAGGGTGAAGGTCTACAACCCCGCCTTCGACGTGACCCCCGCCCGCTTCATTGCGGGGATCATCACGGAGACCGGCGTCGTCGGCCCCCCGTACCGGGCGAACCTGCGCGCGGCGTTCAGGAAGGCGGGGGTGAAACCGAGGCCGCGGCGGTGAGGGGCGGGAGGCGCGCGTGGAACGGACGCTCGGCGACATCGGCGAGTTCGCCCTCATACGGGAGCTGAGGGGGCGGCTGTCCGCGGGGCCGGGGACGCTCGTCGGCATCGGGGACGATGCGGCCGTGCTCGAGCCGCCCGCCCCGGGGCGCGTCCTGCTCTTCACGACGGATATGCTCGTCGAGGGGACGCACTTCGACCTCGCCGCCGCCTCCCCGTACCGGATCGGGTGGAAGGCGCTCGCCTGCAGTCTGAGCGACATCGCCGCGATGGGCGGCGTGCCGCGCGCCGCGGTCGTGTCGCTTGGCGCCCCCGGGGGGCTCGGCGTCGACTTCTGCCGCGAGCTGTACCGGGGTATGGACGAGGCCGCCCGGCGGTTCGACTGCGGGATCGCGGGGGGGGACACCGTCGGGAGCAGTCGCGGGCTCGCCGTGTCGGTGGCGATGCTCGGGGATGTGGAGCGGGAGCGGCTCGTCTTGCGCTCCGGCGCCCGCACCGGCGACGGCCTCTGGGTGACCGGGTGGCTGGGGGGATCGCTCGCGGGCAAACACCTCGCCTTCACGCCGCGGGTGCACGAGGCCCGTTTCCTCGTCGAGCGCTTCCCGGTAACGGCGATGATGGATCTGAGCGACGGGCTCGGGAGCGACCTGTTCAGGATGGCGGAGGCGAGCGAGGCGGGGTTCCGGCTGTGCGCCGGCCGGATACCTGTCGACAGGGCGGCGATCGGGGATGCGGACGAGGAGACGCTCCTCCGGAGGGCGCTCTACGACGGGGAGGATTTCGAGCTGCTCGCGGCGGTGGCCCCCTCCGTCGACGACGCCGTCGTGAAGGAGGCGTTCGACGCGCGTTTCGACTGCGGGATCCGGCGGATCGGGACGGTGATGGGAAAGGCGCACGGCATCACGCTCTCGACGCCGGAGGGGGAGAGGCCCCTCATCGAGGGGGGGTTTGCACACCTCGCGTAGACGTTGTATATAACTCACGCCGCCGCAACGAGTTAATACTTTAATCGTCCCCGGTACGTTTAAAGTTGTAATTCGTTCTCTGGGAGTATGATGGATACAACGTCTACCTTATTTATCTCTTCGGGACCTGAAGAGACGCGGCGCATCGGGGCGCGCATCGGCGCGCGCCTGAAGCCCGGCGCGGTGCTCGCGCTCCGCGGCGAACTCGGGGCGGGGAAGACCTGCTTCGTCCAGGGGCTCGCGGAGGGGCTCGGGATCGTCCCGCCCGCGCGCGTGAGCAGCCCGTCGTTCGTCATCATCAACGAGTACCCGGCGCGCATCCCGCTCTTCCATTTCGACCTGTACCGCCTCCCCGACGGGACTGAACTGGTCGAGCTGGGCTGGGAGGACTACCTCGAGCGCGGGGGGGTGATCGCGATCGAGTGGGCGGAGCGGATGGCGGCGCTTCTCCCGGAGGACCGCATCGATATCGAGATCGAGGTCACCGGCGAGAAGAGTCGCCGGATCACCGTGCGGGGGGCGCAGGCGGAAAGACTGGCCGCGGATGGAGGCGGCTGAAGAGGGATCGCGCCGCGAAGGGAACGGGAAACCGCTGGACGCGGATGCGCGCGGCGTGAACGGCTGTTCTTCTCCGTCTTTTCTGTGGAGGCGATGAACGCATGAATATCCTCGGGCTCGAGGCATCCACGCGCAGGGCGAGCATCGCCGTCGTCCGGAGCGGGGGGGCGCCGGCGGAGACGGTGCTCCCGGACGACCGGAGCGCCTCCGCGCAGCTCGTCCCGGCGCTCGACGGGCTGTTGAAGAAGTGCGGGCTGGCGGCGGGCGACCTCGACGGCATCGCCGTCGGGATCGGACCGGGTTCGTTCACCGGGATCAGGATCTGCCTCGCGACCGCACGCGGGTTCTCCGCCGCCCGCGGGACGCCGATCAGGGGCGTCTGCGGTTTCGACGCGCTCGTCGCCGAATATTTCGAACCGGCCGGCGCGAGGGAAGACGGGATCCCGTCTCCGCCCTTCTCCCCCGGAGGGGGAGGGGCGGGGAGCGAGAGGGGGGCGGAGCGCCTGTGCGTCGTCGCCGACGCGCACAGTCACGGGCTCTACGCGGCGGTCTACGCGCGGGACGGCGGAAAGTACCGGCGCGCGCAGGAGCCGTTCGTCTGCCGGCCCGACGCCCTCCCCGGGAGGATCGAGGGGGAGGTCTTCTTCCTCGGGCCGCACCTCGACAGGTTCAGGGAACCCCTCGCGAAACTCTTCGCCGGGCGTGCCTCGTTCGATACAGAGAACCGCTTCCCGTCCGCGACGGCCGCCGCGCTCCTGTTCGAGAGCCCCTCGGCCGTCCGCGACGATCCCCCCGGCGCGGTCGCCCCGCTCTATCTTCTCCCGGGCGTCCGCGTGAAACCGGCCGGCGGCAGGGCGTAACGCGCGAAGCTGCGGTGCGGGCATCCGAACGGCATCGACCGCGGCGGCAATCCAGGGTCAGGCCTTTACTCTTTACAGAGCATTCAACCGGCAAGACCCGACTGGTCGGACACAAGCGGCCGGGAAGGGATGGTGGGCGATGCAGGACTTGAACCTGCGACCTCTTGGGTGTGATCCAAGCGCTCTAGCCAGCTGAGCTAATCGCCCCCCGAGGATGTCCTCAGTATACCAGTTCCATCCCGCCTGTAAACCATCTTCCGCCCCGTCCTGGATTTCGCTATACTGTGATAAAGGGGATACCCAATGCACCAGCTTCAACGCGATATCGCGCGGCTCCTCGTTGTGCAGGAGCGGGAGCGCGAGCTTATGGCCCTCGAGAAGGAGAAGGCGGCGCTCCCGGAAGCGCTCGAGGGAGCGAAGGCGGCCGTCAAAGAGGCGGAGGGGGAGGTCGAGCGGCGCAAGGGCGAGCTCAAGGCTCTCCAGATGAAGAAGAAGGAGCTCGAACTCGAGTCCTCGGCGAAGCTCGAGGCGGTCGCCAAGTACCAGAAGCAGCAGTTCGACGTCAAGACCAACGCGGAATACCAGGCGCTCCAGAAGGAGATCGTCAACCGCCAGATCGAGAACTCCCGGATCGAGGACAGGATCCTCGAGACGATGCTGGAGATCGAGGAGCGCGAGGGGACGATACGGGCGGGCGAAGAGGACGTGAAGGCCAGGGGGCACGATCTTGCCGCGCAGGAGAGGAACACCGCGGAGAAGGGGACGCGGATCGAGGCGAGGATCGCCGCGCTCAAGGCCGAGCGAGACGCCCTCCTCCCCGGGATAGACGAGGCCGTGCTCCGCAGGTACCAGCGGATCTTTCGGAACAAGAGGGACATGGCGGTCGTGCCGCTCGCCGGCTACGTCTGCGGCGGGTGCCATATGCACCTGCCTCCGCAGATCGCGCACCTCGTGCGCAAGGGCGACGAGCTGGTGATCTGCGAGAGCTGCTCGCGAATCCTCTACTGGGCGGAAGGGCTCGTGGACAAGGAGCCCGCCGCCGGACCGTCCCCGGAACCGGCGCCGGGGATCGTCGGGCAGGCATAGGCGACGGCTTCCGCGGGATAGGTGCATGCCGCGGAGCGGGGGCGGCCCTGATTCTCGAGGGGGAACGGCCGGCGGGGGTTCCCTCGGCGCCCCGGACCTTTCCGCATCGATCTTTCAGCTCTTTCTCACTGTTCAGGGCGGGCCGGGCGGCCGCGCCGGGCGCGAAAGCGCCCGGCGAGGAAAGTCCGGACACCACAGGGCGGCGCACCTCGATAACATCGGGGCGGTCGGGGACCCGCAAGGGCCTCCGGCAAGGACCAGTGCCACAGAGACGCCCTGCCATCGGGCAGGGCGCCCCGCCTTCATGGCGGGGCGAGTCCTCCGGCAACGGAGGGGTGAAACGAGGCAAACTCTGCGCGGTGCAAGGCCAAATAGGGGGCGAGGAGCTGCCCGCTCCGATCCCGCAAGGGGACAGCCCCGGGTAGGCCGCTTGAGCCGCGGAGCAATCCGCGGCCCAGAGGAATGGCCGCCGTCCGGTGCGCAAGTGCGGGTGCATTCCCCACTCGGGCACAGGGATACAGAATCCGGCTTATAGGCCCGCCCTGACAGTGCTTGAATTTCCGTATCCGCGCGGCCGTCCGGCGCGCGGCGGCGTGGATCGGGATGGACAGGAACCGGGCGAACGGCCTGTGCATCCGGATCGGATGGGCACTGCCCCCGCGGTGCGTATCCGTTCGACGAGGCGGGGCGCGTGAGCCCGCTCGCCGGCGCCCCGTTCGCCGGCTCGAGCTGATGCGCGGGGGCGCGGCGTCATCCGCCTCGTTCCGCACGCGCGGTGCATCGCCCTCCTCACTGAAACGATCGACGCCGCACCCGCACCCCGCGGGGGGCGCAGGCGTCGCGCGACATATTCCTCCTCCCCGAGCGCCGGCGGGAGCCGCAGCGTGCCGGTTTCGCGCCACTTTTTCCTGCCTCGAAATCAAGCGGGTGCGGTAGAATACCGCGGGATGCGGGACGAACGACAGGGGGGATCGGCATGAAGCGTCTGTTGTGCGCGGCGTTTCTGTCGCTGCTGTGCGGCTGTTCGGCCGTCGGCTGGCGGGCCGGCGACCAAGGGGCGGCGCCGTGCATCGCGCAGCCGGAGGCGGTCGCCCTGGCCAAACGGGAGATACGGAAGCGAAACGCGGATGCGTGGGGGATACGCTCCCAGGCGGAGTTCCGGGACGGCAGGTGGACCGTCACGTCGCGGTTCACCGTACCGGCGGACCTGCTCGGGCTGTTCCAGGAGGAGCGGCGGTGCGCCGTCGTCGTGGACTGCGACGGCAGGGTTCTCTCGCACCGCTCCCTTCCGTAGGCCCGCGGCGCATGTCAGGCATGGGACGGGGGAACGGCGATGCCAGCGAAGAGGATACTGGTGGCGGATGACGATGAGGCGGTGCGGGACTATTTCGGCCGTCTCTTTCCCGCGCCGGAGTACGAGCTGCACGGCGCCGCCGGGGGCCTGGAGGCACTCGAGAGGATCGCGGCGGACGGCTTCGATATGCTGATCCTCGACCTGGTGATGCCCGATATGGACGGGTTGGAGGTGCTCAGGAGGGTGCGCGAGATCCGCCCGGATATCCTTGTGTTCGTCGTCACCGGCTATCCGTCCGAGGAGACGACGAAGGAAGCGGTCGCCCGCGGGTGCGTGGACTACGTCCACAAGCCGTTCGATGCCGAGGAGATCAGGGGCCTGGTGCGCGGCGCGTTCGACGCGCAGGAGTACCGTTTCCGCCACGCGCGTTCGTCCGCGCCGGACTGATCCTTCCTTTTCCCGGCGATGATTCCGCTTGCAGGCGCGGGGCAAAGGTCATACCATTCCCCCCGTTCAGGATCCCGGACCAGCGCGTTCCGTCATGGAGGAGTGAATTGAGTCGCACGCCCCGGTTCGTCCCGCGCAACTTCTGCGGCCTCCCCCCGGCGTACTCCTCGTGGGACTCCGCGCGCGCGGTCATCATCCCCGTCCCGTACGACCTCACCTCCACGTACGTGTCGGGATCGCGGAGCGGCCCCGACGCGATCATCGGCGCCTCGATGAATATGGAGCATTTCGACGAGGAGCTGCGCGTCGAGACGTTCCGCATCGGCATCCACACCCAGGACCGGCTCGAGCCGACCGCCTCCTCCCCGGACGATATGATCGCTGCGGTGGAGCGCGCCGTGGGGAGGGTCGCGGCCGCGGGGAAGCTCCCGGTGACGCTCGGCGGCGAACATTCGATCACCACCGGGGCGCTCCGCGCGCTGAAGCGGCGGCACCGGAAACTCTCGATCCTCCAGCTCGACGCGCACGCCGACCTCCGCGACGCGTACCAGGGCACGCGCCAGAGCCACGCCTGCGCGGGCAGGAGGGCCGCGGAGATGGGAACGCTGGTTCAGGCGGGGATACGGAGCCTGAGCGCCGAGGAGGAGCGGTTCCGCCTGGGTTCCGACGTTGCCACCTTCTTCGCGGCGGATATCGCCGAGGGGCGCGTCTCCGCGCAGGAGATCGTCGCGGGGCTGGGGGAGGAGCTGTACATCACCGTCGACCTCGATGCGCTCGACCCGTCCGTCATGCCCGCCACGGGCACGCCGGAGCCGGGCGGGCTCGGCTGGTACCAGCTGCTGGGGATCCTCAGGGCGGCCTGCGCGGGACGGCGCGTCGTCGGCTTCGACGTGGTGGAACTCTGCCCCATCCCGGGCAATGTGGCGCCCGATTTCCTCGCCGCCAAGCTCGTCTACCGGATGCTGGGGTACGTCTTTGCCGACCTGCTGGGAAGGGGTGGGAGCGCGCGGAGGACGCGGAAAACACCGGATGCGGGGCACACGCGCGCACCGGGGGAGACGAAAGGCGGGGGGCGGCATCTCCGGCGGCGCCGCTCCGACGGCGCATGAACGCCGTTTCGCCCCGAACACGCGCTTTGCGTGGCAGCTGTATGGCGGCGAACGCGAAAGGGAGGGATGATTATGCTGTTCGTGCCCAAGCGTGTCTTCTTCACTAACGGGGTCGGGACGCACAAGAGGGAGCTGCGCTCGTTCGAGTTGGCGCTACGCGACGCCGGGATCGAGCGGTGCAACCTCGTGACCGTCTCGAGCATCCTTCCGCCCGACTGCAAGATCATCTCGCGGGCGCGCGGCCTCAAGGAGCTCGTCCCCGGGATGATCACCTTCACCGTTTTGGCGCGCTGCTCGTCGAACGAGCCCCACCGCCTCCTTTCGGCGAGCGTCGGCTGCGCGGTCCCGTCGAAGGGGTTCTACGGCTACCTGAGCGAGTATCACACCTTCGGGGAGAATGAGAAACAGGCCGGGGACAACGCGGAGGATATGGCTGCGGCGATGCTCGCGAGCACGCTCGGCATCGACTTCGACGAGGACAGGAGCTGGGACGAGCAGAAGTCCGTCTACCGGATCCAGAACAAGGTGGTGCGCGCGATGAACGTCACGCAGTCCGCGGTCGT
It contains:
- a CDS encoding response regulator, which encodes MPAKRILVADDDEAVRDYFGRLFPAPEYELHGAAGGLEALERIAADGFDMLILDLVMPDMDGLEVLRRVREIRPDILVFVVTGYPSEETTKEAVARGCVDYVHKPFDAEEIRGLVRGAFDAQEYRFRHARSSAPD
- the tsaB gene encoding tRNA (adenosine(37)-N6)-threonylcarbamoyltransferase complex dimerization subunit type 1 TsaB, whose translation is MNILGLEASTRRASIAVVRSGGAPAETVLPDDRSASAQLVPALDGLLKKCGLAAGDLDGIAVGIGPGSFTGIRICLATARGFSAARGTPIRGVCGFDALVAEYFEPAGAREDGIPSPPFSPGGGGAGSERGAERLCVVADAHSHGLYAAVYARDGGKYRRAQEPFVCRPDALPGRIEGEVFFLGPHLDRFREPLAKLFAGRASFDTENRFPSATAAALLFESPSAVRDDPPGAVAPLYLLPGVRVKPAGGRA
- the tsaE gene encoding tRNA (adenosine(37)-N6)-threonylcarbamoyltransferase complex ATPase subunit type 1 TsaE; its protein translation is MDTTSTLFISSGPEETRRIGARIGARLKPGAVLALRGELGAGKTCFVQGLAEGLGIVPPARVSSPSFVIINEYPARIPLFHFDLYRLPDGTELVELGWEDYLERGGVIAIEWAERMAALLPEDRIDIEIEVTGEKSRRITVRGAQAERLAADGGG
- a CDS encoding arginine decarboxylase, pyruvoyl-dependent, producing the protein MLFVPKRVFFTNGVGTHKRELRSFELALRDAGIERCNLVTVSSILPPDCKIISRARGLKELVPGMITFTVLARCSSNEPHRLLSASVGCAVPSKGFYGYLSEYHTFGENEKQAGDNAEDMAAAMLASTLGIDFDEDRSWDEQKSVYRIQNKVVRAMNVTQSAVVTPSGNYTTVLAAAVFLF
- the thiL gene encoding thiamine-phosphate kinase, yielding MERTLGDIGEFALIRELRGRLSAGPGTLVGIGDDAAVLEPPAPGRVLLFTTDMLVEGTHFDLAAASPYRIGWKALACSLSDIAAMGGVPRAAVVSLGAPGGLGVDFCRELYRGMDEAARRFDCGIAGGDTVGSSRGLAVSVAMLGDVERERLVLRSGARTGDGLWVTGWLGGSLAGKHLAFTPRVHEARFLVERFPVTAMMDLSDGLGSDLFRMAEASEAGFRLCAGRIPVDRAAIGDADEETLLRRALYDGEDFELLAAVAPSVDDAVVKEAFDARFDCGIRRIGTVMGKAHGITLSTPEGERPLIEGGFAHLA
- the speB gene encoding agmatinase, producing the protein MSRTPRFVPRNFCGLPPAYSSWDSARAVIIPVPYDLTSTYVSGSRSGPDAIIGASMNMEHFDEELRVETFRIGIHTQDRLEPTASSPDDMIAAVERAVGRVAAAGKLPVTLGGEHSITTGALRALKRRHRKLSILQLDAHADLRDAYQGTRQSHACAGRRAAEMGTLVQAGIRSLSAEEERFRLGSDVATFFAADIAEGRVSAQEIVAGLGEELYITVDLDALDPSVMPATGTPEPGGLGWYQLLGILRAACAGRRVVGFDVVELCPIPGNVAPDFLAAKLVYRMLGYVFADLLGRGGSARRTRKTPDAGHTRAPGETKGGGRHLRRRRSDGA
- the mtnA gene encoding S-methyl-5-thioribose-1-phosphate isomerase, whose product is MRVKTIAWKNGAMRIVDQTKLPGKLVYKECRTPGEAWDAIKRLEVRGAPAIGIAGAMGALLGIRNSRARTFDRFFAELRKVADYLGSSRPTAVNLFWALRRMTETAARHRTDDIPALKRILEREALAILDEDNDICRRIGAHGAALLAHGTRILTHCNAGGLATAEYGTALAVLFAAHEAGKRISVFADETRPLLQGARLTAWELMRAGIDVTLICDSMAARLMFERRVDIVITGADRIAANGDTANKIGTYGLARLAEAHGIPFYIAAPLSTVDLDLRTGKGIPIEQRDPDEVRTIGGTRIAPARVKVYNPAFDVTPARFIAGIITETGVVGPPYRANLRAAFRKAGVKPRPRR